A single region of the Penaeus monodon isolate SGIC_2016 chromosome 18, NSTDA_Pmon_1, whole genome shotgun sequence genome encodes:
- the LOC119584447 gene encoding uncharacterized protein LOC119584447 produces MDKSADGTPICLTFWYAYFGASESTKLKISREAYDKNAEEGEEGGDAQEIWSLEAANIGTQRPEWQFGQVQVNTDTDFRVNIIGMASNGGFAIDDIKTYGGGCRLRPEDAVANGEETATE; encoded by the exons ATGGACAAGTCAGCTGACGGCACGCCCATCTGCCTCACCTTCTGGTACGCCTACTTCGGTGCCAGCGAGAGCACGAAGCTCAAGATCAGCAGGGAGGCTTACGACAAGAATgccgaggaaggagaggaaggaggagacgcTCAGGAG ATCTGGTCTTTGGAGGCGGCTAACATCGGAACGCAGCGCCCCGAGTGGCAGTTCGGACAAGTGCAGGTCAACACAGACACCGACTTCCGCGTCAACATCATAGGAATGGCCAGCAACGGTGGTTTTGCCATCGACGATATCAAGACTTACGGCGGAGGATGCAGAC TACGCCCTGAGGATGCCGTTGCAAACGGCGAGGAGACTGCGACCGAATAA